One window of the Devosia sp. 2618 genome contains the following:
- a CDS encoding carboxypeptidase M32 gives MSFEKLDQLGRKLEALEHALSILGADEATHMAVGGGEKRAEAMANLAGMYHAQATAPEIADWIEAAKPESEDQTLALGEFKRQYISATCLPTEFVERQTAATMRSEQLWRELRAKGDWDSFLPALEGVVALVREESQLRAEAMNLAPYDSLMEQFDPGNRTVELDKVFGDLKGFLKGFVPEALAAQEERLAKRPRKALSGPYPIEKQRELGLAAMRAVGFDFTHGSLAVSHHPFCGGVPTDVRMTTRYRTDEFLSSLMGVLHETGHALYEQGLPKEWSHWPLGKARGMGIHESQSLFVEMQLSRSPEFWDFALPLVHLHLGADAIPGWEAADILNEVNYVERGYIRVDADEVTYPLHVILRYELEQDLVNGKLEASQIPEAWDAKMTEYLGISTINDPKDGPMQDVHWPAGSFGYFPSYTLGAMIAAQQWAALEKAQPGVRDDIRKGEFGGVNQWRADNIWSQGSRWSTPDLITRATGEPLNADFFKAHLKKRYLA, from the coding sequence ATGTCTTTTGAAAAACTCGATCAACTGGGTCGCAAGCTCGAAGCGCTGGAACATGCGCTGTCGATCCTGGGGGCCGATGAGGCAACCCATATGGCCGTCGGTGGCGGCGAAAAGCGGGCCGAGGCCATGGCCAATCTGGCCGGCATGTATCACGCGCAGGCCACAGCACCCGAGATCGCTGACTGGATCGAAGCCGCCAAGCCCGAAAGCGAAGACCAGACACTGGCTCTAGGTGAATTCAAGCGCCAATATATCAGCGCGACATGCCTGCCGACCGAGTTTGTCGAGCGCCAGACCGCGGCCACCATGCGCTCCGAGCAGCTGTGGCGCGAGCTGCGCGCCAAGGGCGATTGGGACAGCTTCCTGCCGGCGCTTGAAGGCGTCGTTGCGCTGGTCCGCGAAGAATCCCAGCTGCGCGCCGAGGCAATGAACCTTGCGCCCTACGACTCGCTGATGGAGCAGTTCGACCCCGGCAATCGTACGGTTGAGCTGGACAAGGTATTCGGCGATCTCAAGGGTTTCCTCAAGGGCTTTGTGCCCGAGGCGCTAGCCGCACAGGAAGAACGCCTCGCCAAGCGCCCGCGCAAGGCACTGAGCGGCCCCTACCCGATCGAAAAACAGCGCGAGCTTGGCCTCGCCGCCATGCGCGCCGTTGGTTTTGATTTCACGCATGGCTCGCTGGCGGTGTCGCACCACCCATTCTGTGGCGGTGTGCCGACCGACGTGCGCATGACGACGCGCTATCGCACCGATGAATTCCTGTCTTCGCTCATGGGCGTGTTGCACGAAACAGGCCACGCGCTCTATGAGCAGGGCCTGCCCAAGGAATGGTCGCATTGGCCACTGGGCAAGGCGCGCGGCATGGGCATCCACGAAAGCCAGAGCCTGTTCGTTGAAATGCAGCTGTCGCGCAGCCCCGAATTCTGGGATTTCGCGCTGCCACTCGTGCATCTGCATCTGGGCGCAGACGCGATCCCAGGCTGGGAAGCGGCCGATATTCTGAACGAAGTGAACTATGTCGAACGCGGCTATATCCGGGTGGATGCCGACGAGGTCACCTATCCGCTGCACGTCATCCTGCGCTACGAACTGGAACAGGACCTGGTCAACGGCAAGCTCGAAGCCAGCCAGATCCCCGAAGCCTGGGACGCCAAAATGACCGAATATCTCGGTATCTCGACCATCAACGACCCCAAGGATGGCCCGATGCAGGACGTGCACTGGCCGGCCGGCTCATTCGGCTATTTCCCCAGCTATACCCTCGGCGCCATGATCGCCGCCCAGCAATGGGCTGCGCTGGAAAAGGCACAGCCGGGCGTGCGCGACGACATTCGCAAGGGCGAGTTCGGCGGCGTGAACCAGTGGCGCGCCGACAATATCTGGTCCCAAGGCTCCCGCTGGTCGACACCAGACCTGATCACCCGCGCAACGGGCGAGCCGCTGAACGCTGACTTCTTCAAGGCGCATCTGAAGAAGCGGTATTTGGCTTAG
- the flgG gene encoding flagellar basal-body rod protein FlgG — protein sequence MKALYIASTGMSAQERNVEVISNNIANMRTTGYKRQRAEFEDLLYQQITRAGSSTSDQGSMVPAGLEIGSGVRTVSTPRVMSQGSVNPTDRELDVAIRGEGFFMVQLPDGRTAYTRDGSFERSPEGELVNSSGYSIDPGIAIPGTATSIAISPDGMVSALLNTDALPTQLGQLQLARFVNKSGLESMGDNLFLETGASGPAQVGVPNTDGTGNLLQNYLEMANVNSVTEIADLIAAQRAYEMNARVISGADQMMQATSQLR from the coding sequence ATGAAAGCCCTGTATATCGCATCGACCGGCATGAGCGCTCAGGAACGCAACGTCGAAGTCATTTCGAACAATATCGCGAACATGCGCACGACTGGCTACAAGCGCCAGCGCGCCGAGTTCGAAGATCTTCTCTACCAGCAGATCACCCGCGCCGGTTCGTCCACTTCGGATCAGGGCAGCATGGTTCCAGCTGGTCTCGAAATCGGTTCTGGCGTGCGCACAGTGTCGACCCCGCGCGTCATGAGCCAGGGCAGCGTCAACCCGACCGACCGCGAACTCGACGTCGCCATTCGCGGCGAAGGCTTCTTCATGGTGCAGCTACCAGACGGCCGCACTGCCTATACCCGCGACGGCTCGTTCGAGCGTTCACCCGAGGGCGAGCTGGTCAATTCCTCCGGCTATTCGATCGATCCCGGCATTGCCATTCCCGGCACGGCGACATCCATCGCCATTTCGCCAGACGGCATGGTCAGCGCCCTCCTCAACACAGACGCGCTGCCGACCCAGCTTGGCCAGCTCCAGCTCGCCCGCTTCGTGAACAAGTCCGGCCTTGAGTCGATGGGCGACAACCTGTTCCTCGAAACCGGCGCCAGCGGCCCGGCCCAGGTTGGCGTGCCCAATACCGATGGCACCGGCAACCTGCTGCAGAATTATCTGGAAATGGCCAACGTTAATTCCGTGACCGAAATCGCCGACCTGATCGCTGCCCAGCGCGCCTACGAGATGAACGCCCGCGTTATCTCCGGCGCCGATCAGATGATGCAAGCCACCAGCCAGTTGCGTTGA
- a CDS encoding curlin: MTTKFTKTLVAALAAAVIGAASLTAPAMAGGQISVNFTPTDPDQQQALGLGLGLFSLFQGMNSTGANVIQNGNGNHAGGSQNGSGNNGVILQDGNGHTGTVNQNGNNNSCGLFQFGQNTNASCAQNGNGQSSLTTVFGF; the protein is encoded by the coding sequence ATGACCACCAAGTTCACCAAGACACTCGTAGCCGCCCTTGCTGCCGCCGTGATCGGCGCCGCCAGCCTCACCGCACCAGCCATGGCCGGTGGCCAGATTTCGGTAAACTTCACCCCAACCGACCCAGATCAGCAACAGGCCCTCGGCCTCGGGCTTGGACTGTTCTCGCTGTTCCAGGGCATGAATTCGACCGGCGCCAATGTCATTCAGAACGGCAATGGCAACCACGCTGGCGGCAGCCAGAACGGCTCTGGCAATAATGGCGTGATCCTGCAGGACGGCAATGGCCACACCGGCACCGTCAACCAGAACGGCAACAACAATAGCTGCGGCCTGTTCCAGTTCGGCCAGAACACCAACGCCTCCTGCGCCCAGAACGGCAATGGCCAGTCGAGCCTGACCACCGTGTTCGGGTTCTGA
- a CDS encoding isoprenylcysteine carboxylmethyltransferase family protein, which produces MAFVLDLLVSLVGLGVFAQHVWALRGHFASSHMTNGARAISGGALLSCLIMLALVWTRSQPIGAQIAGIAIMLASLTLFWSAVRASAEARLRFAFDEALPQSLVTIGPYRRIRHPFYASYLVFWLGWALSTWSLWSLLPVILMAVLYTIAARYEEGLLGRSGMAEAYTAYRQQAGLFWPKF; this is translated from the coding sequence GTGGCCTTTGTCCTTGATCTACTGGTGAGCCTGGTCGGCCTCGGCGTTTTTGCCCAGCATGTGTGGGCATTGCGCGGGCACTTCGCTTCCAGCCACATGACCAACGGCGCCCGCGCCATTTCCGGCGGCGCGCTTTTGTCATGCCTGATCATGCTAGCCCTGGTCTGGACGCGGTCGCAGCCGATTGGCGCTCAGATCGCCGGTATCGCCATCATGCTGGCAAGCCTGACGCTGTTCTGGTCGGCCGTACGCGCCTCCGCCGAAGCCCGGCTGCGTTTTGCCTTCGACGAAGCGCTGCCGCAGTCGCTCGTCACCATCGGGCCTTACCGCCGCATCCGGCACCCGTTTTATGCGTCATATCTGGTGTTCTGGCTCGGCTGGGCGCTGTCGACCTGGTCGCTTTGGTCGCTGCTGCCCGTCATCCTGATGGCGGTGCTCTACACTATCGCCGCCCGCTACGAAGAGGGCCTGTTGGGCCGTAGTGGCATGGCAGAGGCCTATACCGCCTATCGGCAGCAGGCGGGCCTGTTCTGGCCCAAATTCTGA
- a CDS encoding curlin codes for MKRIVITTAVAALLAISAAPTMAAGIFVNQFGFGQSAGGQQSGSGNTIGIDQTGIWNDTIVKQFGNGNVGAVGQNGFNNGADVWQQGNGNAAGVGQFGSNHNTMITQDGNGNIAAGVQVGNNCNANVNQAGSGNVTAFVQACP; via the coding sequence ATGAAGCGCATCGTCATCACCACCGCAGTCGCCGCACTCCTCGCCATCTCCGCAGCCCCAACAATGGCCGCAGGCATCTTCGTCAACCAGTTCGGTTTCGGCCAGAGCGCCGGTGGCCAGCAGAGCGGTTCGGGCAACACTATCGGCATCGACCAGACCGGCATCTGGAATGACACTATCGTCAAGCAGTTCGGCAATGGCAACGTTGGCGCGGTTGGCCAGAACGGCTTCAACAACGGCGCAGATGTCTGGCAGCAGGGCAATGGCAACGCAGCAGGCGTCGGCCAGTTCGGCAGCAACCACAATACGATGATCACCCAGGACGGCAACGGCAACATCGCCGCCGGTGTGCAGGTCGGCAACAACTGCAACGCCAATGTGAACCAGGCTGGTTCGGGCAATGTCACCGCCTTCGTGCAGGCCTGCCCCTGA
- a CDS encoding alpha/beta hydrolase, translating to MSTSDFAIHVDDLEISVRQSCGKGMPLLLLHGSGASKDVFQRQFDSELADIYQITAIDLPGHGQSDNATQPDATYTIGGLAQVVDSVVSQLELSRPVVFGWSLGGHVAIELASRRNDIAGLVLAGTPPVGRGALASLIGFHTRWDMLLASKARFTARDAERYMRLCFDQSGSPEVLASILRSDGNLRSNFLRSMLRGDGVDQKREVETNQIPIAMINGENDPIVRRSYIESIHYANLWRSACQSITGASHAPFLEQPMAFNRLLHAFLKDVAIMPAVDGGRRAISA from the coding sequence ATGTCCACCTCCGATTTTGCGATCCACGTCGACGACCTTGAAATATCTGTGCGTCAAAGCTGCGGTAAGGGCATGCCGCTGCTGCTTTTGCACGGCTCTGGCGCGTCAAAGGATGTGTTTCAGCGCCAGTTCGATAGCGAGCTTGCCGATATCTATCAGATCACCGCCATCGACCTGCCGGGGCATGGCCAGTCAGATAATGCGACCCAGCCAGACGCGACCTACACCATTGGCGGCCTGGCGCAGGTGGTTGATTCCGTCGTTTCGCAGTTGGAACTGTCTCGTCCGGTGGTGTTTGGCTGGTCGCTGGGCGGCCATGTCGCCATCGAACTGGCGTCTCGTCGCAATGACATTGCCGGCCTTGTGTTGGCCGGTACACCGCCTGTCGGGCGTGGCGCGCTGGCGAGCCTGATCGGTTTTCATACCCGTTGGGACATGCTGCTGGCGTCCAAGGCGCGGTTCACCGCCCGCGATGCGGAGCGATATATGCGGCTGTGCTTTGATCAGAGCGGTTCGCCGGAGGTGCTGGCCTCGATTCTGCGCAGCGACGGCAATTTGCGGAGCAACTTCCTACGCAGCATGTTGCGCGGCGATGGGGTGGACCAGAAGCGCGAAGTCGAAACCAATCAAATCCCCATCGCCATGATCAATGGCGAGAACGATCCGATTGTGCGCCGCAGCTATATCGAGAGCATCCACTACGCCAATCTGTGGCGCTCGGCCTGCCAATCGATCACGGGCGCCAGCCACGCACCATTCCTCGAACAGCCCATGGCGTTCAATCGGCTGCTGCACGCATTCCTCAAGGACGTGGCCATCATGCCCGCCGTCGACGGTGGTCGCCGCGCAATCAGCGCCTGA
- the flgA gene encoding flagellar basal body P-ring formation chaperone FlgA yields MILRSAIATITTLLFTSVAWANPVLKSDILVNNSVVTVGDMFDDAGVSAEQALFRAPKPGTTGVVSLSDVNAALARVGIVAFNANGLNTVRVTRAASVVDEELLSNLIAQDLASRGIISSGMSVDTLFSRPIPAFNAEAVATPATVVSLRYLPGNGAFTARFAIVGVDQPLDVSGTIELMIDAPHITANLAAGTILSAENVQMRPVPLRFAESTGVAQLADVVGKSLIRQSREGMMLKPADVAIPQMIAKNDLVTIYFRQGPMTLTVKGQAITSAASGGPVQVLNLMSRRVISATAIAAGAVEVSADPLSVAGL; encoded by the coding sequence ATGATCCTGCGCTCAGCTATCGCCACCATAACCACCCTGCTTTTCACCAGCGTCGCTTGGGCCAATCCTGTGCTCAAGTCCGACATCCTGGTCAACAATTCCGTCGTCACTGTCGGCGACATGTTCGACGATGCCGGCGTCTCCGCTGAACAGGCGCTGTTCCGTGCGCCAAAGCCCGGCACGACCGGTGTCGTCAGCCTGTCGGATGTGAACGCGGCGCTCGCCCGAGTCGGCATCGTGGCCTTCAATGCCAATGGCCTCAACACAGTGCGCGTCACTCGCGCTGCCTCGGTTGTGGACGAAGAACTACTGTCCAACCTCATCGCGCAGGATCTCGCATCGCGCGGCATCATCAGCAGCGGCATGAGCGTCGATACGCTGTTCTCGCGCCCGATCCCGGCCTTTAATGCCGAAGCCGTCGCCACGCCCGCAACCGTGGTGAGCCTGCGCTATCTGCCCGGCAATGGCGCCTTCACTGCCCGCTTCGCCATTGTCGGCGTCGACCAGCCGCTCGACGTCAGCGGCACGATCGAACTGATGATCGATGCGCCACACATCACCGCCAACCTTGCCGCTGGCACGATCCTTTCGGCCGAAAACGTGCAGATGCGCCCGGTGCCGCTGCGCTTTGCCGAAAGCACCGGCGTGGCGCAACTGGCTGACGTGGTCGGCAAGTCGCTGATCCGCCAGAGCCGCGAAGGCATGATGCTCAAGCCCGCCGATGTCGCGATCCCGCAGATGATCGCCAAGAACGACCTCGTCACCATCTATTTCCGCCAGGGTCCGATGACGCTCACCGTCAAGGGGCAGGCCATCACCAGCGCCGCCTCGGGCGGCCCGGTGCAAGTTCTCAACCTCATGTCCCGGCGCGTCATCAGCGCCACCGCCATTGCCGCCGGCGCCGTCGAAGTCAGCGCCGATCCGCTGTCCGTCGCAGGCCTTTAA
- the csgH gene encoding curli-like amyloid fiber formation chaperone CsgH: protein MTTSIKTISAIGLLGFGLAAIVATTSLANAGAPSDTCGYVTSTQNGMLVIEGAVLSAVPLQGSYTFRLQSSSGGGSSNISQGGNFTAIANQQTALGKVMINAGSNYKVDFSVSANGQAFDCNQEVANLR, encoded by the coding sequence ATGACCACAAGTATCAAGACTATCAGCGCGATCGGCCTGCTCGGCTTCGGCCTCGCCGCCATTGTCGCAACCACCAGCCTGGCCAATGCAGGCGCCCCGTCAGACACCTGCGGCTATGTCACCAGCACCCAGAACGGCATGCTGGTCATCGAAGGCGCCGTGCTGAGCGCTGTTCCGCTGCAGGGCTCCTACACCTTCCGCCTGCAGAGCTCGAGCGGCGGCGGCAGCTCCAATATCAGCCAGGGCGGCAATTTCACCGCCATAGCCAATCAGCAGACAGCTCTGGGCAAGGTGATGATCAATGCCGGCTCAAACTACAAGGTCGACTTCAGCGTATCGGCCAACGGCCAAGCGTTCGACTGCAACCAGGAGGTTGCAAACCTGCGTTGA
- the flgH gene encoding flagellar basal body L-ring protein FlgH: MNLFKLATLLTLTAALAACNTTDRLANVGRAPALTPITDPTTTAGYQPIHMPMPEAIADTYQPNSLYRTSARGFFKDERAHRVGDILTVMVTIDDSAKIANTTQSGRTSSNTAGMGGILGSAVKDLSGGSIDPAAAVAFDSGMSNRGNGSVNRSESLATSVAAVVTQILPNGNLVIEGRQEVRVNFEVRDLIVAGIVRPSDIQANNTIASSKIAEARIAYGGRGQITDVQQPRYGQQVVDAILPF, translated from the coding sequence ATGAACCTCTTCAAACTCGCCACCCTCCTGACGCTGACAGCTGCCCTCGCAGCCTGCAACACGACGGACCGTCTGGCCAATGTGGGCCGCGCGCCAGCGCTGACCCCCATCACCGACCCAACGACTACCGCCGGCTACCAGCCAATCCACATGCCAATGCCTGAGGCGATTGCTGACACTTATCAGCCCAATTCGCTCTATCGCACCTCGGCACGCGGCTTCTTCAAGGACGAGCGCGCCCACCGCGTCGGCGACATCCTGACCGTGATGGTCACCATCGACGATAGCGCCAAGATCGCCAACACCACCCAGTCGGGCCGCACCTCGAGCAACACTGCCGGCATGGGTGGCATCCTCGGCTCTGCCGTCAAAGACCTCAGCGGTGGCAGCATCGATCCAGCGGCAGCCGTGGCGTTCGACTCCGGCATGAGCAATCGCGGCAATGGCTCGGTGAATCGCTCGGAAAGCCTCGCCACTTCGGTTGCAGCCGTCGTCACCCAGATCCTGCCAAACGGCAATCTGGTGATCGAAGGCCGTCAGGAAGTGCGTGTGAACTTTGAAGTGCGCGATCTGATCGTTGCCGGCATCGTCCGCCCATCCGATATTCAGGCCAACAACACCATCGCCTCGTCCAAGATCGCCGAAGCCCGCATCGCCTATGGTGGTCGTGGCCAGATCACCGACGTGCAGCAGCCCCGCTATGGCCAGCAGGTCGTGGACGCCATTCTGCCGTTCTAG
- a CDS encoding ABC-F family ATP-binding cassette domain-containing protein: MFASVTLHQLSHSTPDNTPLFTGLDLSFGNERTGLIGRNGTGKSSLLRIITDQLKPSAGSVSVQGSIGMLGQSVQVTEDSIVADLLGVREGLAMLDRLEQGLGSIDDAGEADWSLPSNIEAAMASVGLPNYAFDRPLATLSGGQRTRLALAKLVLAQPDIILLDEPTNNLDADGRQAVVDLLHRWRGAAIVVSHDRALLREMDAIVELTTLGAKVYGGNWDHYSERKALELATAAQDLASADRKVAELDRKIQAVAEKKARKDSAGKRSAAKGGAPKILLGGMKDNAETTSGENARLASRLRGDAADAASKARARVEVLTPLTVALTPSGLPTGRTVLQVDGLSGGPDAEAPIIHNLSLTVIGPERVAITGPNGSGKTTLLRLLTGALPASSGVAKILVHFAMLDQTVSLLNPTLSIRDNFRALNPDADEKTCRSALARFMFRADAALQIVGTLSGGEMLRAGLACTIGGNNPPQLLILDEPTNHLDIEAVEQVEAGLRGFDGALLIVSHDADFLDAIGVERRIELSVP, translated from the coding sequence ATGTTTGCCTCCGTAACACTGCACCAGCTTTCTCATTCTACGCCCGATAACACGCCGCTTTTCACCGGTCTCGACCTCTCGTTCGGCAATGAACGCACGGGGCTGATTGGCCGAAACGGCACGGGCAAATCATCGCTCCTTCGCATCATCACCGATCAGCTCAAACCCTCTGCCGGTTCGGTATCGGTGCAGGGCAGCATTGGCATGCTTGGTCAATCGGTTCAGGTCACAGAGGACTCAATTGTTGCTGACCTGCTCGGAGTCAGAGAGGGTCTGGCCATGCTGGACCGGCTGGAGCAAGGCCTCGGCTCGATCGATGATGCCGGCGAGGCAGACTGGAGCCTGCCAAGCAATATCGAAGCGGCGATGGCCAGCGTTGGCCTGCCCAACTATGCCTTTGACCGACCGCTGGCGACGCTGAGCGGTGGTCAACGCACGCGTCTCGCGCTGGCCAAACTCGTGCTGGCGCAGCCCGACATTATCCTGCTCGACGAACCAACCAACAATCTCGACGCCGATGGACGGCAGGCCGTGGTCGACTTGCTGCATCGCTGGCGCGGCGCGGCAATCGTCGTCAGCCACGACCGCGCCTTGCTGCGCGAAATGGACGCCATCGTCGAACTGACGACGCTTGGTGCCAAGGTCTATGGCGGCAACTGGGACCACTATTCCGAGCGCAAAGCACTGGAACTCGCAACGGCCGCCCAGGATTTGGCCTCCGCGGATCGCAAAGTGGCCGAACTCGACCGCAAGATTCAGGCAGTAGCCGAAAAGAAAGCTCGCAAGGACAGTGCAGGCAAACGCAGTGCGGCCAAGGGGGGCGCGCCCAAAATCCTGCTCGGTGGCATGAAGGACAATGCCGAAACGACCAGTGGAGAAAATGCCAGGCTCGCAAGCCGCCTGCGCGGTGATGCGGCAGACGCCGCCAGCAAAGCACGCGCCCGCGTTGAAGTGCTGACCCCATTGACCGTCGCATTGACGCCGAGTGGCCTGCCGACCGGGCGCACAGTGCTGCAGGTCGATGGCCTGAGCGGCGGGCCCGATGCCGAGGCGCCAATTATCCACAATCTGTCCCTGACGGTTATCGGCCCAGAACGGGTGGCGATCACTGGTCCCAATGGCTCCGGGAAGACGACGTTGCTGCGCCTGTTGACGGGCGCCCTGCCCGCCAGTTCCGGCGTGGCGAAAATCCTCGTGCACTTTGCCATGCTGGACCAGACCGTGAGCCTGCTCAATCCAACGCTGAGCATTCGCGACAACTTCCGCGCGCTGAACCCGGACGCCGACGAAAAGACCTGTCGATCTGCGCTGGCGCGCTTCATGTTCCGCGCCGACGCGGCTTTGCAGATCGTGGGCACGCTGAGCGGTGGCGAAATGCTGCGCGCCGGGCTCGCCTGCACCATTGGCGGCAATAACCCGCCGCAGCTGCTTATTCTGGACGAACCGACCAACCATCTCGACATCGAGGCGGTGGAACAGGTCGAGGCTGGACTACGCGGGTTTGATGGGGCGCTGCTGATTGTGAGCCATGACGCCGATTTTCTTGATGCCATAGGCGTTGAGCGGCGGATTGAACTATCCGTTCCATAG
- the pbpC gene encoding penicillin-binding protein 1C — MTQSEDRPPHPTLRVYLSPERRGEEKRPASWARWLTIGGFSLFVVVVAGIIQLNSAIIGIAGTLPPTPDLATLPVSVSVTDRDGALLRPFTTRDGRWRLPVDRTGVDPRFIDMLIAYEDRSFAEHDGIAWSSMFRAAAQFIGAGGNVVSGGSTITMQVARLVEGAPTRNLWGKLRQMVHADRLEHELTKDQILDLYLTLAPYGGNIEGIRAASLAYFGKEPTRLTTAEAALLVALPQSPEARRPDRDPLAAQRSRDMVLDRLFALGALGEEEAIAAKREPVPIARREFPMLAAHMAQQAVRLQPTARSVELTIDKRLQDALERLAAGRARLLDPRVSVAIVAADIDTGEILASVGSAGLFATQSAGFVDMTTAIRSPGSTLKPLIYGLAFELGLAHPQSLIDDRPTAFGSYVPVNFDGFSRGTVTIHDALTESLNIPAVVVLDAVGPARLVSRLRRAYADPRLPVDTAPSLAVGLGGVGITLRDLVSVYAAIGNGGVPVQLHDGVRPVPAVTNSAPVLDPVSAWYVSDILADVPPPLNGSPGRIAYKTGTSYGYRDGWAIGFDGKTVIGVWVGRPDGAPVPGLSGIVGAAPILFEAFDRLGNRKAPLPRAPQGAIFASNTELPMPLRRFRHPNESIVARQAAPQIAFPTDGVDLDLGLASGYGAPLTVKVRNGVPPFTYFANGAPIGRPDFARQSAWAPDGPGYVTLSVVDAEGRGDTVTVFLN; from the coding sequence TTGACTCAGAGCGAAGACAGGCCCCCTCATCCGACCCTGCGGGTCTACCTCTCCCCCGAAAGGAGAGGTGAAGAAAAAAGGCCCGCCTCGTGGGCGCGGTGGCTGACGATTGGCGGTTTTTCGCTGTTCGTTGTCGTCGTTGCCGGCATTATCCAGCTCAATTCGGCGATCATCGGTATCGCCGGAACGCTGCCGCCGACGCCTGATCTGGCGACGCTGCCGGTTTCGGTGTCGGTGACCGATCGCGATGGTGCACTGCTTCGTCCGTTCACAACGCGTGATGGCCGCTGGCGGCTGCCGGTCGACCGCACTGGTGTTGATCCGCGCTTTATCGACATGCTGATCGCCTACGAAGATCGCAGCTTTGCCGAGCATGACGGCATCGCCTGGAGTTCGATGTTCCGCGCTGCCGCCCAGTTTATCGGGGCAGGCGGCAATGTCGTTTCCGGCGGGTCGACCATCACCATGCAGGTGGCGCGGCTGGTGGAAGGGGCGCCGACGCGCAATCTCTGGGGCAAGCTGCGCCAGATGGTGCATGCCGACCGGCTCGAGCACGAACTCACCAAGGATCAGATCCTTGATCTCTACCTGACGCTTGCGCCCTATGGCGGCAATATCGAGGGTATTCGCGCCGCCAGCCTTGCCTATTTCGGCAAGGAGCCGACCCGGCTGACCACCGCCGAGGCGGCCTTGCTGGTTGCCTTGCCGCAATCGCCCGAGGCACGTCGGCCGGATCGCGATCCGCTGGCCGCACAACGCAGTCGCGATATGGTGCTGGATCGTCTCTTTGCGCTGGGTGCATTGGGCGAAGAGGAGGCCATCGCCGCCAAACGTGAACCCGTTCCTATCGCGCGCCGCGAATTTCCGATGCTGGCCGCCCACATGGCGCAGCAGGCCGTGCGCCTCCAACCCACCGCTCGCAGCGTGGAACTGACCATCGACAAGCGTCTGCAGGATGCGCTGGAACGGCTGGCCGCTGGCCGGGCGCGTCTGCTCGATCCCCGCGTCTCCGTCGCCATTGTCGCCGCCGATATCGACACTGGCGAAATTCTTGCTTCGGTCGGCTCCGCGGGCCTGTTTGCCACGCAAAGCGCTGGTTTTGTCGATATGACCACGGCCATCCGCTCGCCGGGGTCGACACTCAAGCCGCTGATTTACGGGCTGGCCTTCGAGCTGGGTCTGGCCCATCCGCAAAGCCTTATCGACGACCGGCCAACTGCCTTTGGCTCCTATGTGCCGGTCAACTTCGATGGCTTCAGCCGCGGCACCGTCACCATCCACGATGCGCTGACGGAATCGCTCAATATCCCTGCCGTGGTCGTGCTTGATGCCGTGGGTCCGGCGCGCCTCGTGTCCCGCCTGCGCCGCGCCTATGCCGATCCGCGCCTGCCGGTTGATACGGCCCCGAGTCTCGCCGTAGGCCTTGGTGGCGTTGGTATCACGCTGCGCGATCTGGTGTCGGTCTATGCCGCCATCGGCAATGGCGGTGTGCCGGTGCAACTGCATGACGGCGTCCGGCCCGTGCCCGCCGTCACAAATTCGGCGCCGGTGCTTGACCCGGTTTCGGCCTGGTATGTCTCGGACATTCTTGCGGACGTGCCGCCGCCGCTCAACGGTTCGCCGGGGCGCATCGCTTACAAGACTGGCACCTCTTATGGCTATCGCGACGGCTGGGCGATTGGATTTGATGGCAAGACGGTCATTGGCGTCTGGGTCGGACGTCCCGATGGCGCGCCGGTGCCCGGTCTCTCCGGCATTGTCGGCGCTGCGCCAATCCTCTTTGAAGCGTTTGACCGTCTCGGCAATCGCAAGGCGCCGCTGCCACGAGCGCCGCAGGGCGCGATTTTTGCGTCCAACACTGAATTGCCTATGCCACTGCGCCGGTTCCGCCATCCCAACGAGTCCATTGTCGCCCGTCAGGCCGCGCCGCAGATTGCGTTCCCCACTGATGGCGTCGACCTCGATCTGGGCCTTGCCTCAGGCTATGGCGCGCCATTGACGGTCAAGGTGCGCAATGGCGTGCCGCCCTTCACCTATTTCGCCAATGGGGCGCCGATTGGCCGCCCCGACTTTGCCCGGCAAAGCGCCTGGGCGCCCGATGGTCCGGGCTATGTGACGCTCTCGGTGGTGGATGCCGAGGGGCGAGGGGATACGGTTACTGTGTTCCTGAACTAG